A segment of the Alistipes communis genome:
ATCACGTCCAGATAGGCCGACATGCCGTTGCGGTACAACTCGCGGTTCATCTCGCTGATCCGGCTGTTGGCCAGCACCAGCTGCGCCTGCCGCGTGGCCTGTTTGCGATAGGTCTCGATGCTCACCAACGCCTTTTCGACATCGGCGAAGGCTTCGATGACCGTCTGCTCATAGGCATATACCTGCTGTTTGTAGACCTCGACGGCCGCCTGCTCGGTGCGCTTCAGTTTTCCGAAGGCAAACAGCGGCTGGGTGATCTGTCCGACGGCCGACCACACCCACGGTTTGCCCGAAGTCATCTCTTTGAGCGTGTTTCCCGCCACACCGCCCGCTCCGGTGAGCGCGATCGACGGAAAACGCACGCTGCGCGCATAACGGGCCTTGTAGGCAGCCGCTTCCATATTGTAATAAGCCTCCATGATGTCGGGCCGCCGTTCGAGCAACTCCGACGGAAGTCCCACCGGCACGTCGACCGGCCGGTAATCCTCCATGAGGCATACGCCCGCCCCGACATCCTGCGGACGCTGCGGATTCTCGCCCAGCAGTGTGCAGAGGGTCAACTGCATCTGCGCCACGGCCCGACGATAGGTGGGTATATCGGCAGCGGCCGTATAGACCAGGCTGCGCGCCTGTTGCAGCGCCACGCCGTTGGCCATCCCGTGACGATACATCGAGTCGATCAACGCCGCCGATTCTCGCCGCAGGGCATAACTGCGCTCGGCGATCCGCAAATTACGCCGGTAGCCGAGCAACTGGAAATAGGTCGTGGCCACCTCGGCCGTCAGCGACAACATCACGCCGCGCAAGGCCCACTGCGAAGAGAGCAGCTCGGCCCGTGCCGCCCGCGTCGAGTTTCTCAGCGCACCGAAGAGCGACACCTCCCACGTCATCTGCGGCTCGACGGCGTATTTCTGGACGATCTTCGTCTCTGCATTATAGTCGCCTTCGGCCGATACGCCGACGCCGAACGAAGGCAGGAACCCGGCGCGCGCCACGGCGATCTGCCGATCCGCCTCCTCGACGCGCGAGTAGGCGACGGCCAGATCGCGGTTGTTCGCCAACGCCTGCGAGATCAACGAGTCGAGCGTCGGATCGCGGAAGACATGCCACCACTCCTCGCTGCCCGCGAGCGAATCCTGCCGGAACCGGCCGGCATACAGGTAGTTGTCCGGCGTCTCCACCTGCGGCGGATAGAGCCGGGGATTGCAGGCCGTCAGAGCGGCCAGCGCGACGAGCAAAAACAACGTGCGTCTCATAGGTTCTGCGATTTTAAGTCCCGTTTGCGCTCGAACCGTCCCAGACGGGCGATCAGGTAGTAGAGTGAGGGGTAGATGAAGATTCCGAGCAGCGTAGCCAGCAACATGCCGCCCACCAGCGCCACACCCATGATGTTGCGGGCGGTGGAGTAGACGCCGTCGGCGAAAATCAACGGCATCACCCCCAATATGAAGGCGAAGGCGGTCATCAGAATGGGGCGCACACGCAGCTTGGCGGCGCCGACGGCGGCATCGACGAGCGACTGCTTCTGCTCGAAGAAAAGCCGGTCGGCATACTCCACGACCAGAATTGCGTTTTTGGCCGCCAGTCCGATGAGCATCACAAGCGAGATCTGCATGTAGATGTCGTTGATGAAGAGCGAGTCGAACAGATGAGCGAACCACAACAGCACAAAGGCGCCCAGCACGGCAGGAGGCACTCCCAGCAGAATAGCCGCCGGAAGGCCCCAGCTCTCGTAAAGCGCCGCCAGAGCCAGGAAGACGATCGCCAGCGACAAAAGGTAAACCAGCGACGAACTCTTCGATTCGTTGCTCTCGACGAGCGACGTACCGCTCCACGCTACATCCACATCGGCGGGCAGCACCTCGCCGGCCACCTCCATGACGGCTTCCATTGCCTGCTTCGACGATACGCCGTCGGCCGGTGCGATGTTCAGGGCGATCGAGCGGTAAAGGTTGAACTGCGAAATATAGGCCGGGCCGACCGTGTCGCGCACGCTGACGAAAGCCGACACGGGCACGCTCTCGTTACGGGCGTTCTTCACGAAATAGCTGTCGAGCGACGTGCGGTCCGTCCGATAATCGGGTGCGGCCGACAGATAGGTCTGGTACAACTTTCCGAAACGGTTGAAGTTGTTGATGTAAGCACCGCCCAAATAGGTCGTTATGGCCGAATAGACGTCGCTCAGCTCCACCCCTTCCTGCATGGCGTAGGCTTTGTCGATCACCAGCCTTCGCTGCGGGACGCCGGCGTTGAACGACGTGGTGGCCGTAGCGATTTCCGGCCGGCGGCGCAGCGAATCGAGGTAACGCACCGTCTGCTCGCTCAGGTAAGCCGTACCGCGCCCTTCCAAATCCTGCGTAACGGCCGACAGGCCCGACGTGACGCCCAGACCCGGAATCGACGGCGGGATGAAGGCGAAGCCCTCGGCCTCGGGCAGCCCCTCGTAGAGCATCCCGTTGAGCGCCGCGGCGATCTGCATGGCCGAGCGTTTGCGGTCGGAGTAGTCGACCAGCTTGACGAAGACCACGCCGCTGTCGGTTTCGGCGATGCCGGCCAACATGTTGAACCCAGCGGCATAGGAGGTATACTGCACTTCGGGCAGCGAGCGGATGATGCGGTCGGCCCCGACCAGCGCCTCCTGCGTCACCCGCAGCGACGACGCTTCGGGGGCATTCACCACGACCATCACGTAGCCCTGGTCCTCTTCGGGAAGGAATCCGCCGGGCATGAAGTACCATGCCGCACCGATCGCACAACCGATCGCCAGCAACAGCACGGCGGTACGCGCCATGTGGCGCACGGTGGCGGCGATCCGCGAGGAATAGCCTTCCAGCCAGCGGTCGAACCGCCGGTTGAATGCGGCGAAGAAACCCTTCGCCGCCTCCTTGCGGGGTTTGAGCAGCAAGGCGCACAGCGCGGGCGACAGCGTCAGAGCGTTGAAGGCCGAGAGCACGACCGAGACCGAGATCGTCACGGCGAACTGCTGGAACAGCCGCCCCGAAATTCCGCCCACGAACGACATCGGGATGAAGACGGCCAGCAGCACGACGGTCGTGGCTACGATCGGCGAAGCGACGTTGCGCATCGCCTCGATCGCCGCCTCGCGGGATTTCATGCCGCGTTCGATGTTGACCTGCGCGGCTTCGACCACCACGATCGCATCGTCGACCACCAGTCCGATCGCCAATACCAGGCCCAACAGCGAGATGATGTTGATCGAGAAGCCCAACAGCGGGAAGAAGATGAACGTGCCGATGAGCGAGACCGGAATGGCGACGAGCGGAATGAGCGTCGCCCGCCAGTCCTGAATGAAGAGGTAGATAATGGCGATCACCAGTACGAGCGCCAGAATCAGCGTGAGGATGATCTCCTCCACGCCCGAGCGGATGCTCTCGGTCGAATCGACGATCGTCGTACAGCTCACGCCGTCGGGAAACCGTTCCGACAACCGCCCGATGGTCGCCTTCACGCGGTTGCCTACGTCCACGGCGTTGCTGCCCGGCTCCTGATAGATGACCAGCAGCGTGGCCGGCTCTTCGCCGAAGGCCGAAGCGACGCCGTAGGACTTGCTGCCCAGCGCCACGTCGGCCACGTCGCGCAGAAAGATCTGCTCGCCGGCGGGGGTGGTCTTCACGACGATCGCCGCGAACTCCTCGGCCGTGGAGATCTGGCGCGGCATGGTGACCGTATAAGTATAGGTAGTCCCTTCGGGCGACGGCTCGGCGCCGAACTGGCCGGCAGGGTAGATGCCGCCCTCCGCGAGCACGGCCGCCCGCAGTTCGTCGAGCGACACGTTGTAGTAGTTCAGCAGATCGGGCTTGACCCAGATGCGCATGGCATATTCGCCGGCGCCCATGATCGAGACCTTGCCCACGCCGTTGATTTTGAGCAGCTGGTTCTGAAGATTGATGTAAGCGTAGTTCGAGAGGAATTCGTTGTCGTAACGGCCGTCGCTGTGCAGCGCGAAGACCATCAGAAAACCCGTCATCGTCTTCTGCGTCACCACGCCCTGGGTGACGACCGACGAGGGAAGCAGTGCGGTCGAGGTGGCGACGTTGTTCTGCGTGAAGATCGCATCCAGATCGGGATCGGTACCCACGTCGAAGACTACCTGCAACACCATCGAACCGTCGTTGGCACTCGTAGACTGCATGTAGAGCATGTCGCTCACGCCCATCACGCTCTGCGCCACGGGCGTGGCCACGGCGTCGTTGACCGTCTCCGCGTCGGCTCCGCTGTAACTGGCGGTCACTTCCACGACGGGAGGCGTAATGTCGGGATACTGTTCGATCGAAAGATCGAAAATCGAAATCGCGCCCAACAACACGATCGCCAGGGCGATGCAGATGGCGAAGATCGGCCGGCTGACGAAAAATCGTTCCATAGGCTATTTATTCGTATTGATCGGGGTCGGAATAACCTTCTGACCGTTGTGCAACTTCTGAATACCGGCCGTAACGACCCATTCGCCCGGCTCGACGCCCGACAGGATGCACCACCGGTCGCCGGCAATACGGCCGAGCGTCACACGCCGGTATTCGGCCGTGCTGTCGCGCCCGACGACCCAGACCGAACTGAGATCCTGCATCTGCGTCACGGCACGCTGCGGTACGACGACGTAGGGCAGCGACGGTCCGACGTTGGCCGTCACGCGGGCGAACTGTCCGGGTTTGAGCGTATAGTCCGGATTGGCGAATTTGACCACCAGCACGATGGTTCCCATCGAACTCGATATGTCTTTCTGCGTATAGCTGTACCACCCCTTCGAGGGATAGACCACGCCGTCGGCCAGCGAGAGGGTGATGTCCGAGAGCAGACCGTCGTTTTCATAGATCGACGGGCGCGTTCCCGCATAACGGAGATACTGCGCCATCGGAATGGCGACATCGACCGCAACGGTATCGATGTTCGAAATGGTCGTCAGCACCGAAAATTGGGTACCCACCCCCACGTAATCGCCCGTATGGGCGTTGCTCGAAGCGATGATGCCGTCGATCGGAGCATAGATACGGGTATAGCCCACCTGCAACCGTGCGTTGCGCACCTGCTGCTCGGCCGAACGCACGGCAGCCTGCGCGGCGACGTATTCGGCCGTATACTGGTCGAGCTGCGTCTGACTGATGGCGTCGATACGCGCCAGCGGCACGGCGCGTTCGTAGTTGTTGCGGGCCGAGACCTCCTGCGCACGCGCCGATTCGAGCGAAGCTTCGGCCGAAAGCAGGGTGGTGGAGAGCAGGTTGGGGTCGATCGTAAAGAGCAGCTGCCCCTTTCGAACCGGCATACCGCTGCTGAAATACTTGTTCTCGAGATAGCCGTTGACACGGGGTTCGATCAGTGCGTCGAAATTGCTTTCGACACTGCTCACGAAGCTCATGCGGTTGGGGACGGTGTCCGTCGCCGCTTCGATCACCTCGACGCGCAGGGAGGGCTGCGCTCCGGTTGTATGCCGGCCGCGGCAACCGCCTGCCAGCAACGCCGCAAGGGCGCAAAGGAGTGTTCCGATTTTGTCCATTGAGAGCCATGATTTTTTCCTGAAAGAAGGCAAAAAACATACCGGTATTCGGTCTTGAATCTCCTAAAACACCGTGAAATAGCGCTTCAAGCGTATTTTTTTATAAAAATATTTTCTCAATTCGAGATATTTCCTATATTTGCAAACGATAAACAACCCAAAATTTACGATTATGGAAAAATTAGTTGAGCAAATCAAAGCCCAGTACGCTCTTTTCGCTGAGAACGCAGAGGCTCAGGTATCTAAAAACAACAAAGCCGCCGGCACCCGCGCACGCAAGGCTGCGCTGGAAATCATGAAGCTGATGAAGGAATTCCGCAAGGCTTCGGTCGAGGCTGCCAAATAAGTTTGGAACCTGCAACGAATAAGGGCTGTCCCATCGGGACAGCCCTTATTGTTTCGTTATTCCTTTTCACGGATTATTCCGCCACGGATGCACGGTCTCGCCTCAGCACCGGCGGTTCCGCTCCGCGTGCAACCCCGACCGAACCCCGCTACAATTCGATACCCCGCCGACGGAAATAGGCAAGGTCGGTCCCGTTGAGTCCCGTCGCACGGAACGGTACGGCACGGTTGTGATCGTTGAGGTAACAGCGCCGCACCGTCGTATCGTAGGAGGGGCTTGCCAGCGACGCCTCCCTGTAAACGTAATCTGCCTCGATACGGGCGATGTCGGCGATGGTCTGAAAAAGCGCATGTGTCGTCGCCGGAGCGTTTTCATGGCTGGCGGCAGCGGCCGCCTGTTGGGGAAACACCCGCTTGTAATCCTCCGAAAACCACGCCAGCGAAGCGACGTGCAGCTGCCAGCAGGTCGTCGTAGGCGAGGCGTGTAGGAAACGTTCCCGATCGTCGTCGAGCATGTCCTCGCCGTGGTCGGCGCTGTAAAGCAATGCGCTGCACGCATCGAGCGATGCGAGATACCCGATCACCGACGACAGAAAGGTGTCGGTATAACGGATCGAATTGTCGTAAGCGTTCCATATCTTCTGCTTGTGCTGCCGTTCGATGGCCACGTCGTCGTCGGGCAGAAAGTAGGCTGCCTCGCGCGGATAACGCTGGTGATAGCTGAAATGCGACCCGTAACAATGCAGGATGAAGAGCAGGTCGTTCTCCGTATCGGCCTCGACGATGCGTTTCATCGTGTCGAGCAGCTGCATGTCGTAACGCGGATGCCCCATATAGATAAGGCTGTCGGCATCGCGCGCCAATTTGTCGATCATCGCCCCCTGCGGCGACTGGTTCGAAAGAAACCACGTGCGGAAGCCCGCTTCGTTGAAGAGCGCGGGCAGTCCCTTGCGACGGAAGAGTTCGTCGTGTTCGTTCGTCCGGACAGACGAGAGGATCATCGGCACGCTCTTGTGCGTGGTATTGCTCTGCGTAAGCATGTTGCGGAACACGACGATCTCGTCTCCCAATGCCTTCAAGCGGGGATTCGTGGGACGGTCATAACCGTACAGCTCCCAATTGGCGGCACGCGACGCTTCGCCGATCACATAGACGTAGATCTCCCGCTTGTCGGCCTTCGCCGTACGGCGGGCATGATAGCGGAACCCTGCCGACGTGCGGTCGTAATTCTCGATCTTGACGTATTCGCGCGCACAGAGCACGACGTTGTAGGCCACGTTGACCGGAAAGATCTCGTTGCGGAGCACATGCCGTTTCGTTTGATAGGCCGGAATCAGCAATCCCGCCCCGACGAGCGCCAACACGCCTCCGACCACGGCCGTCCGGCGGCGGAAACGAGGCGAAAAGTCGACCTTACGCCGCACATGCACGGTTGCCGTCCATAACAGCGGAAGATAGATGACACAGACCAGAATCACCGAGGGATAGATGTTGCTCAGCAACTCCGTCGCCTCGCCGGGGTTGGTCGTGACGATATTGATGAACATATCGGTCGCCGCGACCGAATTCCCGAACAGGTAGAGCAGCACGATTTGCAGGGCGCAGAAAAAGATCACCGGAAAACTCAGCCACACGGCGATTCCCGAACGACGGAATGCGACGCTCCACAGCAGATAGCCTCCGGCCGGCAGCGTCAGCAGCGCGGCCTTCGACCAGATCGAATAGGGCTCCGTAAAAAACAGGATGCAGTTCGGTATCATCACGGCCGCAAAATAGCAGAGCGCCAGTAACGCAGCGTGACGACTGCTTCGCAGGAATGCTTTGCCGGTCTGTTCCATGAGTGTCAGAAAGCTTCGTTAATATTGAAAACCAGACCGCTGGTCTTGCGGCCGAAACCGTAGTCGATACGCACGTTCACGCGGCGTTTGAACTCCCAGCGCAGACCCAGCCCGTAGTTGGGCAGCGTCTGATCCCAGCGGAAACGTTCGAACGACGAAAAGACATTGCCCGCACCGCCCCACACGGCGCAACCGATGCGCCGCCAGATACGCTGACGGTACTCGATCTGGCAAGAAAGGATGTTGTTGTCGATATAACGTCCCAGATAATACCCGCGCATCCGGTAACCGCCGCCCAGCTCCGCCAGCATGCACCACGGCATTCCCGAACTGTTGAATTCGCCGAAAATATCCGTGGCCAGCACGGCGCCGCGCCACAGACGCTGGTAATAGTCGGCCGTAGCGGTGGTCTTGTAGAGCGTCTTGCCGCTGTTTCCCAACCCCTTGGGGTAGATAACCTGCTTGACCATCAAAAAGGTACCGCGCTCGGGAGCGGGGATGAAATCGCGCGAGTCGTATTGCAGCGTCATGCCGATCCCCGACAAGGTGTAGTGCAACTTCTGCCCCGCGAGATAGTCTATGCCCCGGTCGTCGAAATCCGTACCCTTCGTATGGGAGAAAAGAACCGACCCGCCGACATACAGGTGTCTCCACACCTCATACAGATAGCCGGCGTCGAACTTCACCTGTTTGCGGATGTAGTCGGCAGATTGGTTGAACCGCCCCGCCTCATAGCCTATGCCCCAGAATTCGAGCGGCTTCGAACCGAACGACACCTCGTAGATCACCCGCGAGCGGTTGTGGTTGAAGAGCGTGTTGCCGCTCACGCCGAACATATAGAAACCCGACAACGAGAAGTTGCCGAAGAACGACACGTCCGACGGAGGCGTCAGCGAATCGGTGCGATCCACGCGGTAGAGTCCCGACGCCAGCACGCCGATCCCCACGCTCGCCTCTTTGGAATAGTTCGGTGCGCCGATAAAACTGAAATCGATCTTCTTCTCGAACGTGCGGTCGACGTTGCCGTGGAAGATCCGGCTCCAGAAATTGTCCTTGCGTTTCGGCTGCTGCTGCGTCTCGGCAGCCGGCGCAGTCGCGGGCAGCGGAGTATACCGGTAACGCAACGTATCGCCGCCGCGCACACAGAGCGTATCCTGTTGCGCACGGGCGGAGAGTAGCAGAAAACAGCAGACGACGGCAGGGAGAAACCTTCTAAATACCATTTATTTATAGTTCTCTAACACCTCGTAAAAGGCCTCCTTGTCGGCATCCGAAAGCACCCCTTTGCGCAGGAAGACCAACTCGCCCTCCTTGGTGACGAACATCAGCACGAACTTGTTGTTGCAGTCGCCCAGATTCCACGCCGTACTCAGGGCATGTGTCTGATCGGCGAGCACAGTCGCACCGTTGGTCGCAGTACGTTTGCGCGCCATCGAACGGGCCATGCTGTTGGGCACCATCGGCGCGTCTTTGAGATTCATCACGCCGAAGCCGTGGATCTTGTCGCTTTCGGCACGGTGGTTCTTTTCCAGTTCAACGGTGAAATCCTCGTTCTGCTTATGGTGGTCGGGATCGACATAGAAGATCATCAGGTTCTTTTCACCCCAGTACGGAAGCGTCACGGGCTTTCCTTCGAGATCGAGCACTTCGACGTTCGATACCTTTCGCGGCAAGGCCGCCTCCTCGGTCTGAGCCGATACGGTGCCGAATGCCAGCGAAAGGGCTGTCAGCGCCAGAAAATTTTTCAGTGTCATCATAATCCAATGAATTTATAATACATCATTGCACCGTGCAAAGATACGAATTTTTCAACAGACCGTCCCCTCGCAAAGTCCGAATAATATTCAAAAAGACCACTGTTATCTACATCTTATTCCTGTCTGGAAACTCCTTTATGCAGAGTCGGAGGGAGAAACACGACGGGCCTACGAGCCGGTCGGCCGCCCGCATCGTTTCCGCCGAACCGCCGGATCGATCGGATTCGGACAGGGCGGAGATATCGCCTGCGCCAAAATCAGCAGGAATGTTCTGCACCCGGCATACGCACTTTGCGGAAGATAGGTTTCCGCTCAGACAAGCGGTGCCTCGGTAGGACCGCAAACAAATTTGCTTTTGCGCTCGGCTTGCACACTTTGCGGGGACAAGCCCCGCTTAGATAGGCGGCGCCTCGGCAAAACCAAATAAATTTGGTTCTGCCCTCGGCTTGCGCACTTTGCGGGGACAAGCCCCGCTTAGATAGGCGGCGCCTCGGCAAAACCAAATAAATTTGGTTCTGCCCTCGGCTTGCACTATCTTTGTCCTCCGATGAAAACCAGAATCCTTTTTGTCTGCCTGGGCAATATCTGCCGCTCTCCGGCCGCCGAAGAGATTTTCCGCACGCAGGTCGCTCGCCAAGCGCTGAGCGACAGCATCGAAGCCGATTCGGCCGGCACCTATTCGGGACACGCCGGCAACCTGCCCGATCCGCGGATGCGGCGTGCCGCCGCCCGGCGCGGTTACGAACTCACGCACCGCGCCCGTCCGCTGCACGAAGCCGACTTCGAACGGTTCGACCGCATCGTCGTCATGGACGACAACAACTACGAAACGGCCCACCGGCTCGCGCCATCGCGCGAACTGGCCGGCAAAATCCACCGCATGACGGAGTTCTGCCGCCACAGTCCGCAGTGGGATCATGTTCCCGATCCCTATTACGAGGGGCACGAAGGGTTCGAACTGGTGCTCGACCTGCTCGAAGACGCCTGCGAAGGATTGCTCAACGATCTTAAAAATCCAACCCGATCGTAAACGAATAGGCATTGTGCATGGGCGAAGCCTTCTTGGCCACGGTATATCCCGCGTCGAAACAGAGATGCATGAACCGCACGCCGACGCCCAGCGAAAAATAGTCGGGGTAGTACAGCCGCGACTCGCCGCCGTGATACCCCACGCGGAATTGCAGCAACTGCATCAGGCTGTACTCCATGCCGATGCCTCCCTCCACGCCGCGCGCCGCAACAGGTGAAAAAGTATAGCGGCACTCGCCGGCGAAGGTCAGCGCATGGGCATCGCTCAGAAACAAATCGTAGGCGGCGCCCGCCGCGAATGCGACCGGCAGCTTCATCTCCGCAGGACCGTCCAGAAATCCGCCGATCCCCGTCAGTTTGGCGCCCAGCCGCAGCGCGGAGTAGTTCTCGCCCCGCTCGAACGGCACGACCGCCTGCGCCGTAATGCCCGCCGAGAACGCATTGCCGCTCCGCTCTCGCACGAAACGCGCGTAATCGGCCGTCAGACCCAACGCCACGATGTCGTTCAGCCGATAGGCATAAGCCAGCGACACCGACTTG
Coding sequences within it:
- a CDS encoding efflux transporter outer membrane subunit yields the protein MRRTLFLLVALAALTACNPRLYPPQVETPDNYLYAGRFRQDSLAGSEEWWHVFRDPTLDSLISQALANNRDLAVAYSRVEEADRQIAVARAGFLPSFGVGVSAEGDYNAETKIVQKYAVEPQMTWEVSLFGALRNSTRAARAELLSSQWALRGVMLSLTAEVATTYFQLLGYRRNLRIAERSYALRRESAALIDSMYRHGMANGVALQQARSLVYTAAADIPTYRRAVAQMQLTLCTLLGENPQRPQDVGAGVCLMEDYRPVDVPVGLPSELLERRPDIMEAYYNMEAAAYKARYARSVRFPSIALTGAGGVAGNTLKEMTSGKPWVWSAVGQITQPLFAFGKLKRTEQAAVEVYKQQVYAYEQTVIEAFADVEKALVSIETYRKQATRQAQLVLANSRISEMNRELYRNGMSAYLDVIDAERELYASQMQFVEIAVQQYVNYVGLYKALGGGW
- a CDS encoding efflux RND transporter permease subunit, yielding MERFFVSRPIFAICIALAIVLLGAISIFDLSIEQYPDITPPVVEVTASYSGADAETVNDAVATPVAQSVMGVSDMLYMQSTSANDGSMVLQVVFDVGTDPDLDAIFTQNNVATSTALLPSSVVTQGVVTQKTMTGFLMVFALHSDGRYDNEFLSNYAYINLQNQLLKINGVGKVSIMGAGEYAMRIWVKPDLLNYYNVSLDELRAAVLAEGGIYPAGQFGAEPSPEGTTYTYTVTMPRQISTAEEFAAIVVKTTPAGEQIFLRDVADVALGSKSYGVASAFGEEPATLLVIYQEPGSNAVDVGNRVKATIGRLSERFPDGVSCTTIVDSTESIRSGVEEIILTLILALVLVIAIIYLFIQDWRATLIPLVAIPVSLIGTFIFFPLLGFSINIISLLGLVLAIGLVVDDAIVVVEAAQVNIERGMKSREAAIEAMRNVASPIVATTVVLLAVFIPMSFVGGISGRLFQQFAVTISVSVVLSAFNALTLSPALCALLLKPRKEAAKGFFAAFNRRFDRWLEGYSSRIAATVRHMARTAVLLLAIGCAIGAAWYFMPGGFLPEEDQGYVMVVVNAPEASSLRVTQEALVGADRIIRSLPEVQYTSYAAGFNMLAGIAETDSGVVFVKLVDYSDRKRSAMQIAAALNGMLYEGLPEAEGFAFIPPSIPGLGVTSGLSAVTQDLEGRGTAYLSEQTVRYLDSLRRRPEIATATTSFNAGVPQRRLVIDKAYAMQEGVELSDVYSAITTYLGGAYINNFNRFGKLYQTYLSAAPDYRTDRTSLDSYFVKNARNESVPVSAFVSVRDTVGPAYISQFNLYRSIALNIAPADGVSSKQAMEAVMEVAGEVLPADVDVAWSGTSLVESNESKSSSLVYLLSLAIVFLALAALYESWGLPAAILLGVPPAVLGAFVLLWFAHLFDSLFINDIYMQISLVMLIGLAAKNAILVVEYADRLFFEQKQSLVDAAVGAAKLRVRPILMTAFAFILGVMPLIFADGVYSTARNIMGVALVGGMLLATLLGIFIYPSLYYLIARLGRFERKRDLKSQNL
- a CDS encoding efflux RND transporter periplasmic adaptor subunit, coding for MDKIGTLLCALAALLAGGCRGRHTTGAQPSLRVEVIEAATDTVPNRMSFVSSVESNFDALIEPRVNGYLENKYFSSGMPVRKGQLLFTIDPNLLSTTLLSAEASLESARAQEVSARNNYERAVPLARIDAISQTQLDQYTAEYVAAQAAVRSAEQQVRNARLQVGYTRIYAPIDGIIASSNAHTGDYVGVGTQFSVLTTISNIDTVAVDVAIPMAQYLRYAGTRPSIYENDGLLSDITLSLADGVVYPSKGWYSYTQKDISSSMGTIVLVVKFANPDYTLKPGQFARVTANVGPSLPYVVVPQRAVTQMQDLSSVWVVGRDSTAEYRRVTLGRIAGDRWCILSGVEPGEWVVTAGIQKLHNGQKVIPTPINTNK
- a CDS encoding phosphoethanolamine transferase; this translates as MEQTGKAFLRSSRHAALLALCYFAAVMIPNCILFFTEPYSIWSKAALLTLPAGGYLLWSVAFRRSGIAVWLSFPVIFFCALQIVLLYLFGNSVAATDMFINIVTTNPGEATELLSNIYPSVILVCVIYLPLLWTATVHVRRKVDFSPRFRRRTAVVGGVLALVGAGLLIPAYQTKRHVLRNEIFPVNVAYNVVLCAREYVKIENYDRTSAGFRYHARRTAKADKREIYVYVIGEASRAANWELYGYDRPTNPRLKALGDEIVVFRNMLTQSNTTHKSVPMILSSVRTNEHDELFRRKGLPALFNEAGFRTWFLSNQSPQGAMIDKLARDADSLIYMGHPRYDMQLLDTMKRIVEADTENDLLFILHCYGSHFSYHQRYPREAAYFLPDDDVAIERQHKQKIWNAYDNSIRYTDTFLSSVIGYLASLDACSALLYSADHGEDMLDDDRERFLHASPTTTCWQLHVASLAWFSEDYKRVFPQQAAAAASHENAPATTHALFQTIADIARIEADYVYREASLASPSYDTTVRRCYLNDHNRAVPFRATGLNGTDLAYFRRRGIEL
- a CDS encoding BamA/TamA family outer membrane protein; the encoded protein is MVFRRFLPAVVCCFLLLSARAQQDTLCVRGGDTLRYRYTPLPATAPAAETQQQPKRKDNFWSRIFHGNVDRTFEKKIDFSFIGAPNYSKEASVGIGVLASGLYRVDRTDSLTPPSDVSFFGNFSLSGFYMFGVSGNTLFNHNRSRVIYEVSFGSKPLEFWGIGYEAGRFNQSADYIRKQVKFDAGYLYEVWRHLYVGGSVLFSHTKGTDFDDRGIDYLAGQKLHYTLSGIGMTLQYDSRDFIPAPERGTFLMVKQVIYPKGLGNSGKTLYKTTATADYYQRLWRGAVLATDIFGEFNSSGMPWCMLAELGGGYRMRGYYLGRYIDNNILSCQIEYRQRIWRRIGCAVWGGAGNVFSSFERFRWDQTLPNYGLGLRWEFKRRVNVRIDYGFGRKTSGLVFNINEAF
- a CDS encoding low molecular weight protein-tyrosine-phosphatase, which gives rise to MKTRILFVCLGNICRSPAAEEIFRTQVARQALSDSIEADSAGTYSGHAGNLPDPRMRRAAARRGYELTHRARPLHEADFERFDRIVVMDDNNYETAHRLAPSRELAGKIHRMTEFCRHSPQWDHVPDPYYEGHEGFELVLDLLEDACEGLLNDLKNPTRS
- a CDS encoding PorV/PorQ family protein, encoding MKRLILWMASLAGGFLPVAAQPYGIANPDARTLGMGGIETVTSADAYAVFNNPAAGLFGRQKAQVATSFFTLSDKTTYSAAGYYKFNMQHLLAGGWRTFGFDERLKDKSVSLAYAYRLNDIVALGLTADYARFVRERSGNAFSAGITAQAVVPFERGENYSALRLGAKLTGIGGFLDGPAEMKLPVAFAAGAAYDLFLSDAHALTFAGECRYTFSPVAARGVEGGIGMEYSLMQLLQFRVGYHGGESRLYYPDYFSLGVGVRFMHLCFDAGYTVAKKASPMHNAYSFTIGLDF